Below is a window of Halobaculum lipolyticum DNA.
GGGGACGGCGTCGTCGCGGAGGCGGTCGCCGGGGGCGCCGTGGACGCGCTCGACGCGCTCGCACTCCGTCTCGGCGTCGAGTTCGAGGTTGTGGCCCGGGTAGGTGCGGCAGCGGTCGGGGTACCGCTCGGTGTCGTGGACGCGACACCGGAGCGTGTCGGGGTCGAGGAACGCGCAGGCGTCGAGCCAGACGCGGTCGCCGCCGAACGGCGCGACGGGCTTGGGCGTCTTGCGAAGCCCGACGAGGAACGCCGGGCGGCCGTCGATGGCGGCGACGCGGTGGCCGTCTAGCTCGACGGTGCGGGCGCCGTCGCTGGCGAACAGTCGCGGCACGAGCGCGTCGCCCAGCCCGTCGTCGAGGAACCCGCGGATCCCCTCGCGCGACAGCGGGACGAGGTGGTAGGTGTCGTCGAGCGCGCGGTAGCGCCCCTCGCGCTCGCGGTCGCCCGGCGCGTCGAGCGGCCGCCAGTCGAGACAGCAGCCGGCACAGCCCTCGCAGTTCACCTCCATGTGTGTCAGTGGGAGACACGGTCGGCGAGTAAGAAGCTGTCTCCCGACTCCCGACTCCCGAGCCGCGCGCTTATCGCCCCGGCGTGCAGAGGGCGTCCATGAGCAAGCAGCGCTGTGACGGCTGTGGCCGGCGGGTCCGTCTCGGCGGCGGCATCGGCGACCTCTGGTCGTTCCAGACGGGCAGCACAGACGGGCTGACGCTGGAACTCGCGGACGGCTCCGAGCACTTCCTCTGTTACGACTGCATCGACGCGCTCCCGGACGACGAGGAGGTCACCCGCGACCACGTCGAGGGACTCCCCGCGGCAGAGGAGTAACAGACCGGCAGGCGACCGGTACGCGACCGTCGCGAACGGGCGACGACGGTGGACCCATCCGACACCCTTACGACCGCCGCAGCGGTCCCTCACAGTACATCGTGGACCCCGCCCGGATCCGTTCGGAGTTCCCCGCGCCCTCCTTCCGCGGGACGCAGGAGGAGGCGCTCGCCGACATCACGGAGGCGTTCGCCGCCGGCAACCGTGTCGTCCTCGTGCGCGCGCCCACCGGCAGCGGCAAGTCCCTGCTCGCGCGCGCCGTCGCCGGCGCCGCACGCACCGTCGAGGAGGCCGGTCCCTCCGACGCGACCGGCGCCTACTACACGACGCCGCAGGTGTCGCAACTCGACGACGTCGCCGAGGACGACCTGCTCGACGACCTCAACGTGATCCGGGGGAAGTCCAACTACGACTGCATCCTCCCCGGCGAGGAGGACACGCCCGTCAACCGGGCGCCCTGTGCGCGCCGCCGGGGGTACGACTGCTCGGTCCAGCACCGCTGTCCGTACTACTCCGACCGCGCCATCGCCTCGAACCGCCCCATCGCCGCGATGACGCTCGCGTACTTCATGCAGACGGCCGGCTCCGACGTGTTCCGCAAGCGCGACGTGGTCGTCGTCGACGAGGCCCACGGGCTGGCGGAGTGGGCGGAGATGTACGCGACCATCGAGCTGTCGGCCGACACCGTCCCCGTCTGGGACGATGTCGGCGTCCCGGACGTCCACAACGACGAGGTCGGCCCGGTCGAGCGCACCTCCCGGTTCGCGCAGGCGCTGCTGGGCGTCTGCACCGACGAGAAGGACGAACTGCTGGCGATGGGCGACCTCTCGCCGGAGGAGGCGGGCCGGCGCGACCGCCTCCAGGAGCTGATCTCCGAGCTGAAGTGGTTCCTCGAGGACTACCGAGACAGCCAGTCGGCGACGACGTGGGTCGTCGACCAGCCGGACGGCGAGGGGGGCGCGCTCACGATCAAGCCGCTCGACCCCGAGAAGTACCTGCAACACACCGTCTGGGACCGCGGCAACCGCTTCGCGCTGCTGTCGGCGACGATCTTGAGCAAGGAGTCGTTCTGTCGCGGCGTCGGACTCGACCCGTCGGAGGTCGCGCTGGTCGACGTGGAACACACCTTCCCCGTCGAGAACCGGCCGCTGTACGACACGACGCAGGGGAAGATGACGTACGAGCACCGCGACGAGACGCTGCCGAAGGTGGCGCGGCTGTGCCTCCGGCTGATGGCGCGCCACCCCGAGGAGAAGGGGCTGATCCACGCCCACAGCTACGCCATCGCGGGGCGACTGGTCGAGCAGCTGTCCCAGTTCGGCGTCGGCGCGCGCGTCCGGAGCCACGACAGCGACGACCGCGACGCGCAGTTGGAGGCGTGGAAGGCCAGCGACGACCCCGAGGTGTTCGTCTCGGTGAAGATGGAGGAGGCGCTGGACCTGAAAGGCGATCTGTGCCGCTGGCAGGTGCTGTGCAAGGCGCCGTACCTCAACACGAACGACTCCCGGGTCGCCGCGCGGCTCGAAGACGGGCAGTGGTCGTGGTACCACCGCGCCGCCCTGCGCACCGTCATCCAGGCGTGCGGCCGGGTCGTCCGCGCCCCCGACGACCACGGCGCCACCTACCTCGCGGACTCGAGCCTGCTCGACCTGTTCGAGCGGGCCGAACACGACACGCCGCCGTGGTTCCGCGACCAGGTCGACCGCATGACGACGCCGGACCTGCCCGAGTTCGACCCGGAAGCCGCGATGGCGGGGATGGACGCCGACCCCGGCCCGAGTTCCGGCGCGGGGCACGGCGTCGGGCGCGGCGCCTCGGGAGGCGCCTCGGGCGGCGGCGGCAGCGGCTCGAAGGGGTTCAGCGGCGGCACCGGCGACTCGGGTCGGTCGTCGCGCTCCTCGGCGTCCTCGTCCGCCGGGTCGCGGTCGGGCGGCGGCGGTGGAGGCGGTGGAGGCAGTGGAAGCGGTAGCGGCGACGGCGGCGGCGACGACGCGGACGACGACCCGATGGCGGACCACCCCCTCTCCGACGTGTGGGGAGAGTAGGCGTATTCAGACGCCGCCGTCCCCGAGTACGTCCTTATATCACGAACGAGCGGGGCCGCCGGCCGCGGCAACCTTAGTGACATATTATCTCACGAAGGATTATGTATTCCCTTGCAGATAGAGGGACCATGACGAATCACGGCGTCGAGACGGCGCTGACGCTGTTCGCTGCTGGAACGCTCACCCGGACACAGGCGGCCCGCAAGGCCGGCGTCGACCTCGACCGGTTCGACGAGCTGTGCGCCCGGCGCGGCATCACGACGACGCCGTCGCCCGTCGACTCGAGCGGTCCCTCCCACGTCAACGCCGACTGACCGCCGTCCGCTTCTCCGCGTTCGACGCCGTCCCGCGCCAGCGACGGCGTCGGCCGTGTGGGTATCGCCGCGCGGAACCGAGCGGCGAGCGAGCGACCGGGGCCGAGTCGGGAGCTACCCCCCGTCGGCGTCAGGGGCGTCGTTCGCGTCGTCCGCGGCGTCCTCCCGGCGCTTCTCCGGCACCACGTACAGGCCGACGTCGGTCTTCACCGCGTCGACGGTCTCGGCGTCCTCGCCGACGCCCGGCGGCCGCGCGACCGTCACCGCCTCGTACGTCTCGGGGTCGAGCACCTGCACCGCGTTCTCGTCCTCGACGGCGACGACGGTGGTCTCCACGGCGTCGTCCGCCTCGCCGACCTTCTCGGCGTCGGGCGTCTCCCCCTCCTCGAAGCGCGCCTCGTACGGCTCGCCGGACGCCATGCGCACCCCCTTGAGGTTCCCGCGGACCGAGCGAACCAGCACCGGCCCGTCGCCGTCGTCGGGGTCGATCACGTCGCCGGGGCGGAACTTCGGGAGCCGGACCGCGAAGGTGACGCGGTACACCTCGTTGCCGTCGCCGTCCTCCGTGACGAGCGTCGGCGCCTCCGAGTAGCTCCCTCCCAACTCCTCGGTGATCTGGGTCGCGACCGCCTTGCCGAGTTTGTTGGTGGACAGCTTCACGGTCTTCCCCTCGGGCTGGTCGGTCACCTCCGTCACGAACGACTCGCGGTCGCCGTCGGCCTCGCGCTCGGCGACCAGCGACTCGGCGATCTCGACGGCGCGCGACTGCTCGGCGGGGTCGGGGACGCGCTCGCGGCCCCGGATCTGCACCTCGGCGGCGTAGCTCCCGCCGGAGATACGCCCGCAGCGGTCGCAGGTGCCCCGAGATATCTTGACGGGGACGACGACCGACTCCTCGACGTGCGTGTCGCGGACGACCCCCGAGAACGTACAGTGCATCCGGATCGTGTTCCGGTCGACCTGCTCCGGTTCGACGCCCCAGCGGATGTCCTCGGCTTTCAGGTGGACCGCCAGCGCCTCCGACACCTCGTCGACGGCGACGTCGGTGTAGTCGCGCGCGCCGACGTCGACCCAGCGGTTGCCGCGGTGGACCGCCCCGCAGTGAGAACAGACGGTCACCTCGACGCGGTCGGGCGCGTCAACCAGCTCGAAGTCCTCGAAGTAGCAGGCGTCACAGAGCACGCGGTCGCGTTCGCGCGGCTCGCCCGGGAGCGGCTCCGTCCGCTCGGGCACCGAGTCGCCGCAGCGCGGGCAGAAGTCCCGCGTGTCGCGTGGCTCGCTCATTGCGCCTCGGTAGTCGGCTGCGGCGGATAAACGACGCGACTGGCGCCCGAACGACGCTCCCCGTCGGGTCAGTCGTCGTGGCTGTCGGCGCGCTCGGCGGCGGGGATCGTGCCGTCGTCGGCCGACTCCACCGCCAGCACCTCGTCGACGGAGTCGAGACCGAGCAGTTCGCGGTCCTCGGGCGTGAACTCTAGGGAGGCGAGTCCCGACGACTCCGCCGCGTCGATCACGTCCGACCCGGAGAGGGTCTTCCCGTACCGCCCCAGCAGGCTCGTCAGCTCCTGCGGGATCACGTACGTCGTGGACTCCCCCCGCCCGATGGCCGCGAGCGTCTCCATCCCCTTGTCGATGATGGCGCGCTCGCCCATCGACTCGGCGGCGTTGGCGCGAAGCACCGACGAGATGGCGGCGCCTTGCGCCTCCAGCACGCTCGCGACCTTCGTCCCCTGTGCGGCGAGGACGTTCGCCGTGCGGTCGCCCTCGGCGGCCTCGACGGCCGAGCGGCGTTCCCCCTGCGCTTCGAGGATCATCGCGCGGCGGCGGCGCTCGGCGGACGTCTGCTGTTCCATCGCGTCGAGGACGACCCGCGTGGGGAGCACCTCCTGCACTTCGACCATCTCGACGTTCACGCCCCAGTCGTCGGTCGGCCCCTGCAGTCCCTCGCGGATGCGTCGGTTGATCTCCTCGCGGCGACTCAGCGTCTCGTCGAGGTGCATGTCACCGATGGCGGCCCGGAGGTTCGTCTGCGCCAGCAGCGCGGTCGCGCGCCGGTAGTCGTCGACCTGGAGGAACGCGCGCTCGGCGTCGACGACGCGGACGTACACCACCGCGTCGGCGGTGACGGGGGAGTTGTCCTCGGTGATCGCCTCCTGGGTCGGCACGTCGATCGTCTCGACGCGCGTGTCGAACTGGTAGGTCCGCGAGACGAACGGCGGGATCAGGTGGAGTCCGGGGCCGAGCAGTCCGCGATTGGCCCCGAACACGGTGAGCGCGCGCTTCTCGTACGCCTGCACGATCTCGACGGAGGAGACGAGCGTCGCCAACGCGAGCACGAGCAGCGTCCCCGCGAGCGCGTACTGCATCGGGAGGAGGAGCCACGCGAGGAGGGCGAACCCGACCCCGAGCGCGAGTTGGAGGGCGCCGCTGTCGGGGACCAGATCGAGCAGGCCGGCCTCGCCGGCACTCGCGCGACCCAGCGACCGGAAGAACCGCCTGCCGGCGTTGTCCATGCCCCGGAGTTGGACGACACGCTACTTACACGTTTCGCGGACCGCGGCGCGGAGGGGTCGCCCGGTCGCGGGCCGGTTACGGCTCGAAGTCGGGGACCACCGTCCCCGCCGTCTCGTCGCCGTCGCCGCCGTCGTCGCTATCGTCGCTATCGTCGCTACCGGCACCAGCGTTTCCGCCGCCTCGGTTCTCGCTGCCACGCTCGTCGTTGCCCCGGTTCTCGTTACCTCTGTTCTCGTTGCCCGGGTTCTCGCCGGCCGCCCCCCCGGCGCCGCCGCCGTCGCCGCCACGGTTCTCGCCGGCGGCACTCGCGCCGCCGTCGCCGCGGTCGCTGCCGTCGCCCGCGTCGCCCGCGTTCCCGCGGTCGCCCTCAGCCGCGCCGCCCGAGTTTCCCCGGTCGTCGCCCCCGGTCCCGCTCGCGGAACTCCCCGCGGCGCCGCCCTCGGTGGCGTTCCCCGAGTTCCCGCGGTCGCCGTCGGCGGCGTTGCCCGCGTTCCCGCGGTCGCCATCGGCGGCGTCGCTGCGTTCACGCGGTCCTCGGGGGGACCACGGTCGGCTTCGGTCTCGGTGGCGTTCTCGGTCGCGTCGTCGCTCCGGCCGCGGTCCTCGGGCGGCCCGCGGTCCGCCGGCGGGCCGCGGTCGCCCGCCAGCCCGGCGCCGACGCCCTCGCCGGCGATGTCGCGTGCGGCGGCGGCGGCCTCGCCGTCGGTCATCTCGGAGGCGTTCCGCCGCAGCTCGGC
It encodes the following:
- a CDS encoding SPFH domain-containing protein, with the translated sequence MDNAGRRFFRSLGRASAGEAGLLDLVPDSGALQLALGVGFALLAWLLLPMQYALAGTLLVLALATLVSSVEIVQAYEKRALTVFGANRGLLGPGLHLIPPFVSRTYQFDTRVETIDVPTQEAITEDNSPVTADAVVYVRVVDAERAFLQVDDYRRATALLAQTNLRAAIGDMHLDETLSRREEINRRIREGLQGPTDDWGVNVEMVEVQEVLPTRVVLDAMEQQTSAERRRRAMILEAQGERRSAVEAAEGDRTANVLAAQGTKVASVLEAQGAAISSVLRANAAESMGERAIIDKGMETLAAIGRGESTTYVIPQELTSLLGRYGKTLSGSDVIDAAESSGLASLEFTPEDRELLGLDSVDEVLAVESADDGTIPAAERADSHDD
- a CDS encoding helicase C-terminal domain-containing protein, translated to MDPARIRSEFPAPSFRGTQEEALADITEAFAAGNRVVLVRAPTGSGKSLLARAVAGAARTVEEAGPSDATGAYYTTPQVSQLDDVAEDDLLDDLNVIRGKSNYDCILPGEEDTPVNRAPCARRRGYDCSVQHRCPYYSDRAIASNRPIAAMTLAYFMQTAGSDVFRKRDVVVVDEAHGLAEWAEMYATIELSADTVPVWDDVGVPDVHNDEVGPVERTSRFAQALLGVCTDEKDELLAMGDLSPEEAGRRDRLQELISELKWFLEDYRDSQSATTWVVDQPDGEGGALTIKPLDPEKYLQHTVWDRGNRFALLSATILSKESFCRGVGLDPSEVALVDVEHTFPVENRPLYDTTQGKMTYEHRDETLPKVARLCLRLMARHPEEKGLIHAHSYAIAGRLVEQLSQFGVGARVRSHDSDDRDAQLEAWKASDDPEVFVSVKMEEALDLKGDLCRWQVLCKAPYLNTNDSRVAARLEDGQWSWYHRAALRTVIQACGRVVRAPDDHGATYLADSSLLDLFERAEHDTPPWFRDQVDRMTTPDLPEFDPEAAMAGMDADPGPSSGAGHGVGRGASGGASGGGGSGSKGFSGGTGDSGRSSRSSASSSAGSRSGGGGGGGGGSGSGSGDGGGDDADDDPMADHPLSDVWGE
- a CDS encoding DUF7561 family protein, whose amino-acid sequence is MSKQRCDGCGRRVRLGGGIGDLWSFQTGSTDGLTLELADGSEHFLCYDCIDALPDDEEVTRDHVEGLPAAEE
- a CDS encoding 60S ribosomal export protein NMD3 → MSEPRDTRDFCPRCGDSVPERTEPLPGEPRERDRVLCDACYFEDFELVDAPDRVEVTVCSHCGAVHRGNRWVDVGARDYTDVAVDEVSEALAVHLKAEDIRWGVEPEQVDRNTIRMHCTFSGVVRDTHVEESVVVPVKISRGTCDRCGRISGGSYAAEVQIRGRERVPDPAEQSRAVEIAESLVAEREADGDRESFVTEVTDQPEGKTVKLSTNKLGKAVATQITEELGGSYSEAPTLVTEDGDGNEVYRVTFAVRLPKFRPGDVIDPDDGDGPVLVRSVRGNLKGVRMASGEPYEARFEEGETPDAEKVGEADDAVETTVVAVEDENAVQVLDPETYEAVTVARPPGVGEDAETVDAVKTDVGLYVVPEKRREDAADDANDAPDADGG
- a CDS encoding YkgJ family cysteine cluster protein produces the protein MEVNCEGCAGCCLDWRPLDAPGDREREGRYRALDDTYHLVPLSREGIRGFLDDGLGDALVPRLFASDGARTVELDGHRVAAIDGRPAFLVGLRKTPKPVAPFGGDRVWLDACAFLDPDTLRCRVHDTERYPDRCRTYPGHNLELDAETECERVERVHGAPGDRLRDDAVPGDLPPPPLGRGALGSTVFLHPDPDALDGTVARLVAGESTREDRATFVASAAASAPGTGEVNAERFERERERALAADSWVGAADAAWRAVADERGSRVDDDATPAAATVETDRGAPPTGPWGGGE